GGTGGCATCCACGAAAACCTGCACTTTTTTTGCCTGAGCTGCAACCTTGCCCCAGGAAACCGCTTCGTCAAAAGTGCAGCCTGAGAGCCCACCCCAGTGAGGAGAGTCCGAGGTATACTGGATAGCATATTCATGCCCCGGAACGTCCATTCCCAGAATAGAAGCTATCACTTCGGTCTGCTGGATAAAATTCTTCGGGACTCCTCCTCCTACATAGACCACACCCGTATGCCCTGACTTTTCAACGATCTGTGTGATTTCGTCAACGTCTTTTATCTGGTCTATTTCAAGTTTGAGCCCTCTTCTCCTTGCAATGGTAAGCCCTATACCTATGGAACTGTCCGATAGGGCGGGCACGAATATGGGGACGTTATGCCTGTATGCACTTACTACTATCGAATCCTCGGCAGCTCCTCTCCTTACGAGCTCCTTCCCAAGAAGGTACATAAACTCTCTTGAAGAACAGCTTATCTCTCCGATTTCCTCTGCAAAATCCGCAATCAGGTTGTCTGCGTTCCTGAACTCTTCTTCAACTGCAAAGACGTCATAAATCCTGTCCACACCGTGTTCAAAGAGTTTTTCATCATTGGCAAGATGAGAGCCCACATAATGTTTTCTCCCGAGGGCTTCGTGAGAATCATGGAAGAGGTTTGCTCCTGTGCTTACAAGGCAGTCGATCATTCTTTCCCGGATAAGGTAAGAAATAACCCTGCGCATGCCGGCAGGAACCATGGCTCCGGACAGGCCCATGAGTACGGTAGTGTCCTTTTCTTTGAGCATGTTGCTCCATGCCTGAACCGATTCCGCAAGCTTTCTGCCCTGAAAACCTGTCCTGAGCATTCCGTCCATTAATTCGCTTACAGACCTGTCCTTTACATCAATCGGAATTGTCGGGGTGTTAGTAAATACATTGTGATGCATACCATTCTCCATATAAATATAACAGATTGCGATATGTTTTGCCTGTAGCCCTTACTGCCTTCCCGCAGGTACCTGGCAATATACGGTAAGAGGCGCAAACAGCGTTAAGGGATTATATATTTTTTATTAAATATCAATATATGCAGACCCTCTTGCCTGCCGGCTTTTCACAGAGAGCGGCTACTCCCGGATAAGCTTTATTTTCTGTGTTTAAAAGTCATAAGTTAAATGAAATGCGTATAATGAATGATAATGATTACTGGGGACTCCTATGATAGTCGTATACCAGATAATGGTCAGGTAATCTGTAAAGGGACATCAATAGCAGACTTATCGCAAACAAACAATATACTGTAAACAACCAGTGTAACCAGTACTGTTATAATGTATATGAAATAGCAGTATTACCGTTTGTACAGGATATCCTGTTATTTAAATAACAAAAACTGCTGCGGATATTACAGTCATCCAGTCGCCGCTATCTTTTACTGTTGACGATCTGGGGATGCTGAATGTTTTAAGAGGCTCTTCTTTTGTCCAGGTGCTGTACATGCTTTCTGCAAGTTTTACTGCGTGTGCACCTGCGTCCTGCGCGCTTTCTTCATAAGCGTGGTATTCGGAGATATAACCATGTTTGCTGATATCCACTGGAAGAGCACAGCCCACTGAACTTGTTAACGTTTTTCCGGGATCATTCGAAGA
This window of the Methanosarcina mazei S-6 genome carries:
- a CDS encoding pyruvoyl-dependent arginine decarboxylase codes for the protein MITKLIPKKVFFTSGAGTHPEKLESFEAALRDACIEKFNLVTVSSILPPRCEIVTKEEGLKELSPGEIVFCVMSRISSNDPGKTLTSSVGCALPVDISKHGYISEYHAYEESAQDAGAHAVKLAESMYSTWTKEEPLKTFSIPRSSTVKDSGDWMTVISAAVFVI
- a CDS encoding deoxyhypusine synthase, with protein sequence MHHNVFTNTPTIPIDVKDRSVSELMDGMLRTGFQGRKLAESVQAWSNMLKEKDTTVLMGLSGAMVPAGMRRVISYLIRERMIDCLVSTGANLFHDSHEALGRKHYVGSHLANDEKLFEHGVDRIYDVFAVEEEFRNADNLIADFAEEIGEISCSSREFMYLLGKELVRRGAAEDSIVVSAYRHNVPIFVPALSDSSIGIGLTIARRRGLKLEIDQIKDVDEITQIVEKSGHTGVVYVGGGVPKNFIQQTEVIASILGMDVPGHEYAIQYTSDSPHWGGLSGCTFDEAVSWGKVAAQAKKVQVFVDATIALPIVAHALHEKTRGVKRTAPVFSWDGPEGLEIAYNE